A single Gopherus flavomarginatus isolate rGopFla2 chromosome 24, rGopFla2.mat.asm, whole genome shotgun sequence DNA region contains:
- the MISP gene encoding mitotic interactor and substrate of PLK1 codes for MFKYTPPWQVLCATLEPRAQGQQNVFHAEGLQVYEDPAINPTGELQLRVQEDASEELTEESPQEMDRVTRNLIFHIPHTTPECNTHQASLSAELRAKSSDDVFAPYSQGNQKAETGHDWRPSYLPEDRSELATNSLAAGRDLWTPPPDRESKLELVKSGMLYDVRAYREERKPSKLYSDDEEDLNYPLTHLDISPEKAKELKEERKKVIQSQVVRRSSTVAEKRNSMEELDSLSTGSAGRHEAKQGGGYATSFALCFDSPSPVQVRTPVDPENIDSEQINFAAARQQFLTLEKTNPRVLFSPRQQVMSPKPESIQNACEGEWHSAEAVVKMFMDYDDANAPSQREINGYDVVYKSPMAEELYAPKTAGIEREEPNGRMASLTKASSRDDLDSGLGEMSNESSAGYISDGSMSNEVFDNQLDFKASNQDPAKELKAKNETPIEREIRLAMEREESLRKERGIQRQTSSNELVEIQTKPLLSTCLFSSRKVKDKGRVSFYVQREIEQETKREEDLKKEGKLLGMYDKGTQQELGERKKVFEQEDASPAPHKTAFAKKSEDLTGPLNGKFAVQQAMGGSFGPTESTTDGKRVPNHNVNLISFQVYQPYSTLNTNKGNMADELLSCNQPSGSCSKLVDEDSFGARRPSTTERADSTPSPEERVRVHKEYFATPFWKPKISFVTEQGTQGLLGKEKMLELTGTQEDQYTLKKCKPQTSWLIKEEIRNALQREQELQEQRRHRLLTDSFSPASNDSSAWEKGFQPQLSSQSSAVSGIADSYWMTESAVSVPASHQSGTPGSASPPKVPSPYQGYTGRHASETAHDGPTGPPWDEKKKLKLKEDRKYASIEASDDVNAEILESTRVTRHKNAMAKRWESGQFFNKDNA; via the exons GGACAGCAAAACGTCTTTCATGCAGAAGGCCTTCAGGTGTATGAGGACCCCGCGATTAACCCCACAGGTGAACTGCAGCTCAGAGTCCAGGAAGACGCTTCTGAAGAGTTGACTGAGGAATCGCCCCAGGAAATGGACAGAGTCACCAGAAACCTGATCTTCCATATCCCTCACACAACTCCTGAATGCAACACTCACCAAGCCAGCTTGTCTGCAGAACTGAGAGCCAAGAGCAGTGATGACGTGTTTGCTCCCTACAGCCAGGGCAACCAGAAGGCTGAAACTGGCCACGACTGGAGACCCAGCTATCTGCCAGAAGACAGATCTGAATTAGCAACAAACTCCCTGGCTGCTGGAAGGGATCTCTGGACTCCACCTCCAGACAGAGAGTCCAAACTAGAGCTCGTGAAGTCGGGGATGTTGTATGATGTCAGGGCTTATAGAGAGGAGAGGAAGCCATCCAAGCTGTACTCGGATGATGAAGAAGACCTGAATTACCCGCTCACCCATTTGGACATCTCCCCCGAGAAAGCAAAAGAACTCAAAGAGGAGAGGAAGAAGGTCATCCAAAGCCAGGTGGTGAGGAGAAGCTCCACCGTGGCTGAGAAGCGGAATTCCATGGAGGAGCTGGATTCTCTAAGCACAGGCTCAGCTGGTAGGCATGAGGCTAAGCAAGGAGGAGGCTATGCCACCAGCTTTGCCCTTTGCTTTGATAGCCCTTCCCCAGTGCAAGTGAGGACGCCCGTCGACCCTGAAAACATAGACAGTGAGCAGATCAACTTTGCCGCTGCCCGGCAACAGTTCCTCACGCTGGAAAAGACTAACCCGCGCGTCCTCTTCAGCCCGAGGCAGCAAGTTATGTCTCCAAAGCCAGAATCAATTCAGAACGCCTGTGAGGGAGAGTGGCACAGCGCTGAGGCTGTGGTGAAGATGTTTATGGACTATGACGATGCCAACGCACCCAGCCAGAGAGAGATCAACGGGTATGATGTGGTGTACAAGTCACCCATGGCTGAGGAGCTGTATGCTCCCAAAACGGCTGGTATAGAAAGGGAAGAGCCCAATGGGAGAATGGCCAGCTTGACCAAAGCATCTTCCAGAGATGACCTGGACTCCGGCTTGGGTGAAATGTCCAATGAGTCCAGCGCAGGTTACATTAGCGATGGAAGCATGTCCAATGAGGTCTTCGACAATCAGCTGGATTTCAAAGCCAGCAACCAGGATCCCGCCAAAGAGCTGAAGGCCAAGAATGAGACGCCCATTGAACGGGAAATCCGCTTGGCAATGGAGAGGGAGGAAAGCCTACGGAAAGAGAGAGGGATCCAGAGACAGACTAGCAGCAATGAGCTGGTGGAAATCCAGACCAAGCCCCTCCTCTCCACATGTCTATTTTCCTCCAGGAAAGTGAAAGACAAAGGCCGTGTTTCCTTCTACGTCCAGAGGGAGATCGAGCAGGAAACCAAGCGGGAAGAAGATCTGAAGAAGGAAGGGAAGCTACTGGGGATGTATGATAAGGGGACGCAGCAGGAACTGGGTGAGCGCAAGAAAGTGTTTGAGCAGGAGGatgcctcccctgccccacacaaaACAGCGTTTGCAAAGAAATCAGAGGATCTAACAGGGCCCCTGAACGGCAAATTTGCAGTACAGCAAGCCATGGGTGGCAGCTTCGGCCCCACAGAGAGCACCACAGATGGAAAGAGAGTCCCTAACCACAACGTGAATCTAATAAGCTTCCAGGTTTATCAGCCATATTCTACGCTAAACACCAATAAGGGAAACATGGCGGATGAGCTGCTGTCATGCAATCAGCCGTCTGGCAGCTGCAGCAAATTGGTGGATGAGGATTCCTTCGGGGCAAGGCGCCCCAGCACTACAGAGAGGGCAGATTCCACACCAAGTCCGGAGGAGAGGGTCAGGGTGCACAAGGAATACTTTGCCACTCCGTTCTGGAAACCCAAGATCTCCTTTGTGACTGAGCAGGGGACACAAGGCCTGCTCGGAAAGGAAAAAATGCTGGAGCTAACGGGCACCCAGGAGGACCAGTATACCCTGAAGAAGTGCAAGCCCCAGACATCTTGGCTGATCAAGGAGGAGATCCGGAATGCTCTGCAGAGggaacaggagctgcaggaacagCGGAGGCACAGGCTGCTGACTGACAGCTTCTCTCCAGCCAGCAATGACAGCTCTGCCTGGGAGAAGGGCTTCCAGCCTCAGCTTTCATCTCAGAGTTCAG CCGTCTCAGGCATCGCTGACAGCTACTGGATGACTGAATCTGCCGTCTCTGTCCCTGCCTCGCACCAGTCAGGGACGCCGGGGTCGGCCTCTCCACCTAAGGTGCCCAGTCCCTATCAGGGCTACACAGGCAGACACGCCTCTGAAACAGCCCATGACGGTCCCACGGGGCCCCCGTGGGACGAGAAGAAGAAGCTGAAGCTGAAGGAGGACAGGAAG TATGCGAGCATTGAAGCAAGCGATGACGTCAACGCAGAG ATTTTAGAAAGCACCAGAGTGACTCGCCACAAGAATGCCATGGCCAAACGCTGGGAATCAGGACAGTTCTTCAACAAAGATAATGCCTGA
- the LOC127040002 gene encoding uncharacterized protein KIAA1958 homolog, with protein MNENVCDDMYNNVSSAAMDLSNLVTWAHTHGTICSQIPSLEIIQNMGNPTRDNSVLWICESGHAYHWPCGALYFRSQEEREEAAERKKRSRSYDSWSMEHNLSEKKYRVASPFEKKKADSVNMGSCSRSPEIMPKKEDTFCVISDTMTKEKQSGVVPQKDSYSMRSCFAGELSLPSTDYHAKTDHGNEEPESREDLQDISDEEEFETDTGDQLRRSNCDSERVFQNKAASTEEELQMHGDSKVISKRAATQRSVSVFKEKAAVIPCLQESSEHSHHRSLESNCLKLTAFHPTKSKSKTSKAGNSGESTASKEQLQLFPVSSMETKAQFEPTPILALYDTALTGAVHQQLQLCPSVCTSSGMGLAGNCAEIPTEENKQPGPPNSANSLGLPTLENENSEDNLPVASNKKALKKSESKRIRNIGDIKMFRDWLASHYPSEMREIFTLPPADLDNYLASFYTRVRKQNGTEFSANSLFFFQSSIDRYLKEHKYEYNVIKGPEFTASQEALKVKCQYLAQKERERDWNILENLTDKDVEDLRKKGILSRMHPEGFLHLMLVNIIRGFGTNTHSQSPNLWWGQIVLKKNEEGLEYLEWKDDLNTQASTEESVLCIYAKPDNPGNCPVRDYKEYAKRRPLDMHHDRDPFYLSPKPLCCIWDQIWYCRKSLTKTKMEKMMKVIVQQVKGSEKKSMK; from the exons atg AACGAGAACGTTTGTGATGACATGTACAACAATGTGAGCTCAGCTGCCATGGATCTATCTAATTTAGTGACTTGGGCACATACTCATGGAACTATATGCAGTCAAATCCCAAGCTTGGAAATTATACAGAATATGGGAAATCCCACCAGGGACAATTCTGTTTTGTGGATATGTGAATCTGGACATGCATATCATTGGCCCTGTGGGGCATTATACTTCAGAAGCCAGGAGGAAAGGGAGGAAGCTGCAGAACGGAAAAAGAGGTCCAGAAGCTATGACTCCTGGTCAATGGAACATAATTTAAGTGAAAAGAAGTATAGAGTAGCCTCaccttttgaaaaaaagaaagctgattCAGTTAACATGGGCTCATGCAGCAGATCCCCTGAAATAATGCCGAAGAAAGAGGACACGTTCTGTGTAATCTCTGATACAATGACAAAAGAAAAGCAGAGTGGAGTAGTTCCTCAGAAAGACAGCTACTCCATGAGGTCATGCTTTGCTGGAGAACTGAGTCTTCCATCAACTGACTATCATGCCAAAACTGACCACGGTAATGAAGAGCCAGAAAGCAGGGAGGACCTGCAAGACATCTCTGATGAAGAAGAATTTGAAACAGATACAGGAGACCAACTACGCAGAAGTAATTGTGATTCTGAAAGAGTATTCCAGAATAAAGCAGCATCTACTGAGGAGGAACTGCAAATGCATGGAGATAGTAAGGTCATTAGCAAACGAGCAGCCACCCAGAGATCAGTTTCTGTCTTTAAAGAAAAGGCTGCAGTAATTCCCTGTTTACAGGAGAGTTCAGAACACAGCCATCATCGGAGCCTGGAAAGCAACTGCTTGAAGTTAACAGCTTTTCATCCTACAAAGTCCAAAAGCAAAACCTCTAAAGCAGGGAATTCCGGTGAATCAACAGCATCCAAAGAACAGTTACAGCTATTCCCTGTCTCCAGCATGGAAACAAAGGCCCAGTTTGAGCCCACCCCAATCCTGGCTCTCTATGACACTGCACTCACTGGAGCTGTCCATCAGCAGCTCCAGCTGTGCCCGTCTGTGTGCACCTCATCAGGAATGGGACTAGCTGGGAACTGTGCTGAAATACCTACCGAGGAGAACAAACAGCCAGGACCACCGAATTCTGCAAATTCTTTAGGCCTGCCTACTCTGGAGAATGAAAACTCTGAGGACAATCTGCCTGTGGCTTCAAACAAAA AGGCATTGAAGAAGTCGGAGAGTAAGAGAATTCGTAATATTGGTGATATAAAAATGTTCAGAGACTGGTTGGCTTCGCATTATCCTTCTGAAATGCGGGAGATCTTCACACTGCCACCTGCAGACCTTGATAATTACCTAGCCTCCTTCTATACTAGAGTCAGGAAGCAGAATGGCACAGAGTTTTCCGCCAATTCTTTATTCTTCTTCCAGAGCAGTATAGACAGATACCTCAAGGAACACAAATATGAGTATAATGTGATTAAAGGGCCTGAGTTCACCGCATCTCAGGAAGCTTTAAAAGTAAAATGCCAGTATCTAGCacagaaggagagggagagagattggAATATTTTGGAAAACCTGACAGATAAAGATGTAGAGGATCTTCGTAAAAAGGGCATACTGAGTCGAATGCATCCGGAAGGATTTCTGCACCTAATGCTTGTAAACATCATCCGAGGCTTTgggacaaacacacacagtcaGTCTCCAAATCTGTGGTGGGGGCAGATTGTGTTAAAAAAGAACGAGGAGGGATTAGAGTACTTGGAGTGGAAAGATGATCTGAACACACAGGCAAGCACAGAAGAGTCAGTTCTATGTATTTATGCCAAACCTGATAATCCAGGCAACTGTCCAGTCAGGGACTATAAAGAGTATGCTAAGAGAAGGCCACTGGATATGCATCATGACCGCGATCCATTTTACTTATCTCCTAAACCTTTGTGCTGCATATGGGACCAAATATGGTACTGTAGAAAATCACTGACAAAAACCAAAATGGAGAAAATGATGAAAGTCATCGTCCAGCAAGTTAAAGGATCTGAAAAAAAGTCCATGAAATAA